One genomic window of Nerophis lumbriciformis linkage group LG29, RoL_Nlum_v2.1, whole genome shotgun sequence includes the following:
- the gpr22b gene encoding G-protein coupled receptor 22, whose protein sequence is MHIISCPKEEATMSNVTVTDNTEPLTHTVSPATPGPCSYPLSFQVSITGFLLLEILLGLSSNLTVLVLYCMKSNLISSVSNIVTMNLHVLDVLVCVCCIPLTMVVVLLSLEGDAGLLSCFHEACVSFASVATAANVLAITLDRYDISVKPANRVLTMRRALALMTAIWVLSLVSFLVPFMEVGFFANAELNQTLVESAVHSNQYYTELGLYYHLMAQIPIFFFTAVVMLITYSKILQALNIRIGTRFHASQKKKVRRKKRPSMTAMTTQPEATDASQSSGGRNPTLGMRTSVSVIIALRRAVKRHRERRERQKRVFRMSLLIVSTFLLCWTPITVLNTVILSVGPSDLMVKLRLGFLVMAYGTTIFHPLLYAFTRQKFQKVLKSKMKKRVVSIIEADPTPNNAIIHNSWIDPKRNKKVTFEDKDARRNCLSSEAVE, encoded by the coding sequence ATGCATATCATCTCCTGCCCAAAGGAAGAAGCCACCATGAGCAACGTCACGGTCACCGACAACACCGAGCCCCTCACCCACACCGTGAGTCCGGCCACGCCCGGCCCCTGCAGCTACCCGCTGAGTTTCCAAGTCTCCATCACGGGCTTCCTCCTGCTGGAGATCCTCCTGGGCCTGAGCTCCAACCTCACCGTGCTGGTCCTCTACTGCATGAAGTCCAACCTCATCAGCTCCGTCAGCAACATCGTCACCATGAACCTCCACGTCCTGGACGTGCTGGTGTGCGTCTGCTGCATCCCCCTCACCATGGTGGTGGTCCTGCTCTCGCTGGAGGGGGACGCCGGGCTGCTGAGCTGCTTCCACGAGGCCTGCGTCTCCTTCGCCAGCGTGGCCACCGCCGCCAACGTGCTCGCCATCACCTTGGACCGCTACGACATCTCCGTCAAACCGGCCAACCGGGTTCTGACCATGCGGCGGGCCCTGGCGCTCATGACCGCCATATGGGTGCTGTCCTTGGTCAGCTTCTTGGTGCCCTTCATGGAGGTGGGCTTCTTCGCCAATGCGGAACTCAACCAGACCCTGGTGGAGAGCGCGGTCCACTCCAACCAGTACTACACAGAACTGGGTCTCTATTACCACCTGATGGCGCAGATTCCTATTTTCTTCTTCACGGCCGTGGTCATGCTCATCACCTACTCCAAAATCCTGCAGGCGCTCAACATCCGCATCGGCACGCGCTTCCACGCCTCCCAGAAGAAGAAGGTGCGAAGGAAAAAACGCCCTTCCATGACGGCCATGACCACGCAGCCGGAGGCCACCGACGCCTCCCAGAGTAGCGGCGGCCGCAACCCCACTCTGGGTATGCGCACGTCGGTGTCGGTCATCATCGCCCTACGCCGGGCCGTGAAGCGCCACCGGGAGAGGCGGGAGCGCCAGAAGCGGGTCTTCAGGATGTCCCTCCTGATCGTGTCCACCTTCCTGCTCTGCTGGACGCCCATCACCGTGCTCAACACCGTCATCCTCAGCGTGGGCCCCAGCGACCTCATGGTCAAGCTCCGGCTGGGCTTCCTGGTCATGGCGTACGGGACCACCATCTTCCACCCGCTGCTCTACGCCTTCACCCGGCAGAAGTTCCAGAAGGTGCTGAAAAGCAAGATGAAGAAGCGGGTGGTGTCCATCATCGAGGCCGACCCCACGCCCAACAACGCCATCATCCACAACTCCTGGATCGACCCAAAGAGGAACAAAAAGGTGACGTTTGAGGACAAGGACGCGCGGCGGAATTGTCTGTCCTCCGAGGCTGTGGAGTGA